In one window of Flavobacterium ginsengisoli DNA:
- a CDS encoding TIM barrel protein produces the protein MLIGSNHIESHNEDLLKKHQNKLVFTASEINDTEAIIQKLIDFQIAIPSWALGTGGTRFGRFAGGGEPRSLEEKIEDVGLLHKLNNASGAISLHIPWDIPTDYKAIKTLANQHGLKFDAMNSNTFQDQASSEHTYKYGSLQNVNKAVRKQAIAHNIEVIKHGIELGSESLTIWLADGSNFPGQLNFRKAYQNTLESLEEIYDALPSNWKLFLEYKCAEPNFYSTTVADWGQSYSYVKKLGDKAQTLVDLGHHLPNANIEQIVSLLLMENKLGGFHFNDSKYGDDDLTAGALKPYQLFLIFNELVEGMDARGMNHAKDLGWMIDASHNIKDPLEDLLQSVEAIMIAYAQALSVDRKALEQAQEENDVVKAQEILQNAFRTDVRALVAEARLRSGAALNPVELYRSLQVRENLVGERGLKTMATGL, from the coding sequence ATGTTAATCGGATCAAACCACATCGAATCTCATAACGAAGATTTATTAAAAAAACACCAAAATAAATTAGTTTTTACAGCATCAGAAATAAATGATACAGAAGCTATTATTCAAAAATTAATCGATTTTCAAATTGCAATTCCATCTTGGGCTTTAGGGACAGGAGGAACAAGATTCGGACGTTTCGCTGGTGGAGGAGAACCTCGTTCATTAGAAGAAAAAATTGAAGATGTTGGTTTGCTTCACAAATTAAATAATGCTTCTGGTGCGATTTCACTTCATATTCCGTGGGATATCCCGACAGATTACAAAGCAATCAAAACACTAGCAAATCAGCACGGATTGAAGTTTGATGCGATGAATTCGAATACGTTTCAAGATCAAGCAAGTTCTGAGCACACTTATAAATACGGTTCTTTACAAAACGTAAACAAAGCAGTTCGCAAACAAGCAATTGCCCATAATATTGAAGTTATTAAACACGGGATCGAGTTAGGTTCTGAGTCTTTAACAATTTGGCTGGCAGATGGTTCTAACTTTCCAGGACAGTTAAATTTCAGAAAAGCGTATCAAAATACATTAGAAAGTTTAGAGGAAATCTACGATGCATTGCCTTCAAACTGGAAATTATTTTTAGAATATAAATGTGCTGAGCCTAACTTTTATTCTACGACTGTAGCAGATTGGGGGCAGTCTTATTCGTATGTTAAAAAGTTAGGCGATAAAGCGCAGACTTTAGTTGATTTAGGTCACCACCTTCCAAACGCTAATATTGAGCAAATCGTTTCTTTATTATTGATGGAAAACAAACTAGGAGGTTTCCACTTTAACGATTCAAAATACGGCGACGATGATTTAACAGCGGGAGCTTTAAAACCATATCAATTATTCTTAATTTTTAATGAATTGGTTGAAGGAATGGATGCAAGAGGAATGAATCACGCCAAAGATTTAGGCTGGATGATCGATGCTTCTCACAACATCAAAGATCCGTTAGAAGATTTATTGCAGTCTGTTGAAGCGATTATGATTGCTTATGCGCAAGCACTTTCTGTAGACAGAAAAGCATTGGAACAAGCACAAGAAGAAAATGATGTGGTAAAAGCGCAAGAAATTCTTCAAAACGCATTCCGTACAGATGTTCGCGCATTAGTGGCAGAAGCTCGTCTTCGTTCTGGAGCGGCATTAAATCCCGTAGAATTATATCGTTCACTTCAGGTTAGAGAAAACCTAGTTGGCGAGAGAGGTTTAAAAACAATGGCCACTGGGTTGTAG
- a CDS encoding FGGY-family carbohydrate kinase: MNVVAIFDIGKTNKKVFLFNENYKIVWEKSVNLEETTDEDGFPCEDIEVLKNWILDRLSEIKELKDYVLKAINFSTYGASFVYIDENGKVLTPLYNYLKDYPEDLKADFYEKYKGEKKFAVKTASPVLGSLNSGMQIYRIKEQKPEIFEKVKYCLHLPQFLSFLLTNEAYADITSIGCHTNLWNFKKMKYHKWLKEEGISDKIPPIHFGKDVIMTRENIAIGVGLHDSSSAIIPYTINFTEPFVLLSTGTWSISLNPFNNKPLTFDESQNDCLCYMQYTEKPVKAARLFAGNEHEVQTKRLAEHFKVPVDTYKEVYFDKKIVANLRALNYQIFYPKKYNFDILKECPFQKRDLSHYKNYETAYHQLMLDLVEQQVFSTNLVIHNSPVKKIFVDGGFSKNSIYMNLLAEAFPDVEVYAASMAQASALGAALAIHDNWNPKPIQNDLIDLKFYKH, translated from the coding sequence ATGAATGTAGTTGCGATTTTTGATATTGGTAAAACAAACAAAAAGGTTTTTTTATTTAACGAAAATTATAAAATTGTCTGGGAAAAATCGGTAAATCTGGAGGAAACCACAGACGAAGACGGATTTCCGTGTGAAGATATCGAAGTGCTTAAAAATTGGATTTTAGATCGATTATCTGAAATAAAAGAGCTTAAAGATTATGTTTTAAAAGCCATCAATTTTAGCACTTACGGAGCAAGTTTTGTTTATATAGACGAAAACGGAAAAGTTTTAACTCCTCTGTATAATTATTTAAAAGATTATCCAGAGGATTTAAAAGCTGATTTCTATGAAAAATATAAAGGAGAAAAAAAGTTTGCTGTAAAAACAGCTTCTCCAGTTTTGGGCAGTTTAAATTCGGGAATGCAGATTTACCGCATAAAAGAACAAAAGCCCGAAATATTTGAAAAAGTAAAATACTGTCTGCATTTGCCTCAGTTTTTAAGTTTTCTTTTAACGAATGAAGCATACGCTGATATTACAAGTATTGGCTGCCACACCAATTTGTGGAATTTCAAAAAAATGAAATACCATAAATGGCTGAAAGAAGAAGGTATTTCAGATAAAATACCGCCAATTCATTTTGGTAAAGATGTCATTATGACCCGCGAAAATATTGCAATTGGAGTTGGTCTTCACGATAGTTCATCGGCAATTATTCCTTATACAATCAATTTTACAGAACCTTTTGTTTTATTGTCTACAGGAACTTGGAGTATTTCTTTAAATCCGTTCAACAACAAACCTCTAACGTTTGACGAATCGCAAAACGACTGTTTGTGCTATATGCAATATACTGAGAAACCTGTAAAAGCGGCTCGTTTATTTGCAGGAAACGAACACGAAGTGCAGACCAAACGCTTGGCAGAACATTTTAAGGTTCCTGTTGATACGTACAAAGAAGTTTATTTTGATAAAAAAATAGTAGCCAATTTACGCGCACTTAACTATCAGATTTTCTATCCAAAAAAATACAATTTTGATATCCTGAAAGAATGCCCTTTTCAAAAAAGAGACCTTTCACACTATAAAAATTACGAAACCGCTTATCATCAATTAATGTTAGATTTGGTAGAACAGCAGGTTTTTTCTACCAATTTGGTCATTCATAACAGTCCAGTAAAAAAGATTTTTGTGGATGGAGGTTTCAGTAAAAATTCGATTTACATGAATTTATTGGCAGAAGCTTTTCCAGATGTAGAAGTTTATGCGGCCTCGATGGCGCAGGCAAGTGCTTTGGGAGCTGCGTTGGCAATTCATGATAATTGGAATCCAAAACCAATTCAGAACGATTTAATTGACTTGAAATTCTATAAACATTAG
- a CDS encoding (Fe-S)-binding protein has protein sequence MKIGLFIPCYVDQFYPKVGIATYELLQKLGCDVEFPMGQTCCGQPMANSGYAHLTKGCDANFIANFSGFDYIVCPSGSCVLHVKDHLHDEKQEEKATAIRNTVYELTEFITDVLKIDHIDGRFPYKVGMHVSCHGQRGLKLSQMSELNAPFFSKPEQLLHGIKDLDLVALTRKDECCGFGGTFCVTEEAVSVKMGQDRIKDHESHDVDYITGGDMSCLMHLDGILKRQKSRIKTIHIAEILNSLEN, from the coding sequence ATGAAAATTGGACTTTTTATACCTTGTTATGTCGACCAATTTTATCCAAAAGTAGGAATTGCAACCTACGAATTGTTACAAAAATTAGGTTGTGACGTCGAATTTCCGATGGGACAGACCTGCTGCGGACAACCAATGGCAAATAGCGGTTATGCACATTTAACGAAAGGATGCGATGCCAATTTTATTGCCAATTTTTCTGGATTTGATTACATAGTCTGTCCTTCTGGAAGTTGTGTTTTGCATGTAAAAGACCATTTGCATGACGAAAAACAAGAAGAGAAGGCAACGGCAATTAGAAATACAGTATATGAACTTACTGAGTTTATAACCGATGTTTTAAAAATTGACCATATAGATGGAAGATTTCCGTATAAAGTCGGAATGCACGTAAGCTGTCACGGTCAGCGCGGTTTAAAGCTTTCGCAGATGTCAGAATTAAATGCACCATTTTTTTCTAAGCCAGAACAATTATTACATGGTATAAAAGATCTTGATTTGGTTGCTTTAACGAGAAAAGACGAATGTTGTGGTTTTGGAGGTACGTTTTGTGTGACCGAAGAAGCAGTTTCTGTAAAAATGGGACAAGATCGTATTAAAGATCACGAAAGTCATGATGTGGATTATATTACAGGCGGAGACATGTCTTGCTTGATGCATTTAGACGGAATTCTAAAAAGGCAAAAAAGCAGAATCAAAACCATTCATATTGCCGAAATATTAAATTCACTCGAAAACTAA
- a CDS encoding lactate utilization protein B encodes MSSEKIIQHSEAMTKFNKDVERVNWHDETLWFVRAKRDKSAHQIEDWELLRETASQIKFNVLSNIHDYLVEFEANAQRNGIIVHWAADAKEHNEIVHSIMAKHDVKQMVKSKSMLTEECHLNDYLAEKGIEVIDSDLGEYIVQLRKEPPSHIVLPAIHLKKEDVSETFHEHLGTEKGNFNPQYLTESARHSLRNTFLTRKVALTGVNFAVAETGEFVVCTNEGNADMGAHLADVHIACMGFEKLIPKREHLGVFLRLLARSATGQPITTFSSHFKKPRDGKEMHIVIVDNGRSTQLGREDFRNSLKCIRCGACMNTCPVYRRSGGHSYHNAVAGPIGSILAPNLDMSKNADLPFASTLCGSCTNVCPVKIDIHDQLYKWRQVLVKEGHTPTAKTVAMKTMATVLANPTVFNIAGKSGRFVMKNIPGMVNNKMNKWYDQREMPDVPEESFREWYKKNSRESKEKGNE; translated from the coding sequence ATGTCATCAGAAAAAATAATACAGCACAGCGAAGCCATGACCAAGTTTAACAAAGATGTAGAGCGTGTCAATTGGCATGATGAAACACTTTGGTTTGTGCGTGCAAAAAGAGATAAATCAGCACATCAAATTGAAGATTGGGAACTGTTGCGTGAAACCGCTTCTCAAATCAAATTCAATGTGCTTTCTAATATTCATGATTATTTAGTTGAATTTGAAGCGAATGCGCAACGAAACGGAATAATTGTACATTGGGCAGCAGATGCCAAAGAACACAACGAAATTGTGCATTCTATCATGGCTAAACATGATGTAAAGCAAATGGTGAAATCCAAATCGATGCTTACAGAAGAATGCCATTTAAATGATTATTTAGCCGAAAAAGGAATTGAAGTAATCGATTCTGATTTAGGTGAATATATCGTGCAGCTTCGAAAAGAACCGCCAAGCCATATTGTACTTCCGGCGATTCACTTAAAGAAAGAAGATGTAAGCGAAACTTTTCACGAACATTTAGGTACAGAGAAAGGAAATTTCAACCCGCAATATTTGACAGAGTCAGCGCGTCATAGTTTGAGAAATACTTTCTTGACTAGAAAAGTGGCTTTAACAGGAGTCAATTTTGCTGTTGCAGAAACAGGAGAATTTGTGGTTTGCACCAATGAAGGAAATGCCGATATGGGTGCGCATTTAGCAGACGTTCATATCGCTTGTATGGGATTTGAGAAATTGATTCCGAAAAGAGAACATTTAGGTGTTTTCTTGAGATTATTGGCAAGAAGCGCAACTGGACAGCCAATTACTACTTTTTCAAGTCATTTTAAAAAGCCAAGAGACGGAAAAGAAATGCATATCGTAATTGTAGACAACGGAAGAAGTACACAATTAGGAAGAGAAGATTTTAGAAATTCCTTGAAATGTATTCGTTGTGGTGCGTGTATGAACACTTGCCCAGTTTATAGACGAAGTGGTGGACACAGTTATCATAATGCTGTTGCAGGACCAATTGGTTCTATTTTGGCACCAAATTTAGATATGAGCAAAAATGCCGATCTGCCTTTTGCCAGTACGCTTTGTGGTTCTTGTACTAACGTTTGTCCAGTAAAAATTGATATTCACGATCAATTGTACAAATGGCGTCAGGTTTTGGTAAAAGAAGGACATACTCCGACAGCCAAAACTGTAGCGATGAAAACGATGGCAACTGTTTTAGCCAATCCGACAGTTTTTAATATTGCTGGAAAATCAGGACGATTTGTAATGAAGAACATTCCAGGAATGGTCAATAATAAGATGAATAAATGGTACGATCAGCGCGAAATGCCAGATGTTCCAGAAGAATCTTTTAGAGAATGGTACAAGAAAAATTCGCGAGAATCTAAAGAAAAAGGAAATGAGTAG
- a CDS encoding LutC/YkgG family protein, translating to MSSKGEILKRIKANQPELVSELPDLNLLGSEQFDVLETYKTVLKGIGGDPVEVADYNEIINYIKSNYNLEKRLITTLPELSEIASLDWKAVDPHSLQDVELTVVKAHFGVAENSGLWVTDDILGQRVAPFIAQYLAIIVHKKDLVPTMQQAYQRIGNMEYGFGTFIAGPSKTADIEQSLVLGAHGARGLIVFILD from the coding sequence ATGAGTAGTAAAGGCGAAATTTTAAAAAGAATAAAAGCAAATCAACCAGAATTGGTTTCAGAACTACCAGATTTAAATCTTTTAGGTTCAGAACAATTTGATGTATTAGAAACCTACAAAACGGTTTTAAAAGGAATTGGTGGTGATCCTGTAGAAGTTGCCGATTATAACGAAATCATCAATTACATCAAATCCAATTATAATCTCGAAAAACGATTAATTACAACGCTTCCAGAGCTTTCTGAAATTGCTTCTTTAGATTGGAAAGCAGTAGATCCGCATTCGCTTCAAGATGTTGAATTAACGGTTGTAAAAGCACATTTTGGCGTGGCAGAAAACAGCGGACTTTGGGTTACAGATGATATTTTAGGACAGCGTGTTGCGCCTTTCATAGCACAATATTTAGCGATTATAGTTCATAAAAAAGATCTTGTGCCAACCATGCAGCAAGCGTATCAAAGAATCGGAAACATGGAATACGGTTTTGGAACTTTCATCGCTGGTCCGTCAAAAACGGCTGATATTGAGCAGTCTTTGGTTCTCGGAGCTCATGGAGCAAGAGGTTTGATTGTGTTTATATTGGATTAA
- a CDS encoding two-component regulator propeller domain-containing protein codes for MSNNSIITIYQDKEGYMWFGTYDGLSRYDGYNFKVFRNRINDKKSLLFNTIYNIEGDSRNNIWVGGTSGICIYDKTKASFHTVKYTLWDDKPKVLQDIIHQMRSVSDNLVLVASQKLGLLAFENGSFIGKHIPLNALGNRITISNYDAIAIQENKEKSGCWIYVRNVGVCTYDYKAKDLKIVFPLSIGVKAMKLSSDGNLLLGTDEGLFLLNTKSGSISENYFSNKCSVTDVLVDKKGITWVTTDGCGIFYINPNTKKLLPYNEQLAKSNSVWSLYEDKSGNKWFGSLRGGISMLSDTPKYFKSIRYNAKDPADNFILSFCEDEKKNVWVGTDGAGLKYWDRKNNSYTNYGNSLSSPFITGIVRDNNNDIWVSTWAGGINKISKNTNNVKHYSCYNSHTKQTEKNIWFVFKDSKSNIWASATNEGSLYLLNRNKDAFELFDKRIDNLQCITETSDGKLWAGNYTSLLSIDKETKKITKKAIGNPIRCIYEDKNKNLWIGTQEGGLLLFDRKTNTFKRQTIDDGLPSNTILRLLEDNEGNLWMSTYNGICRYDKRSKTFRNFSVNDGLQSNQFSFNAGIKLSSGEFLFGGINGFNIFYPKSIKGFNQKNTILLTDFYVNNQLIEETNAEVATDSDKIKEVSLEYDQTTLSLEFVALDYNNADKINYAYFLDGWDEQWNYVGQTRKANYSRLPEGKYTFKVKTTNFKGGWNKEVSLISIEVLPPWYRTWWAYTLYLLAIGGLLFLYLDYNKNKEKLKYKVKIAELESKKEKEIAEKQSSMFTYISHEFRTPLSLIINPLKKAVQKENVENGSSGSDLAIAHRNARRLLSLVDQLLLLRKAENDADALRLSPINVNNLSNEVYQCFVNQAKDKNINYNFRIPNHEITIIGDYEKIEISLFNLMSNAFKYTPIGGEINLTLTENDEKVFLEISDNGDGIDKKDIDVIFEKFKQINSKVSVGTGFGIGLYIVKYFVDKHKGSVTCSSEAGKGSTFKLAFLKGNSHFEDVEITNEKPQRSQLFDELIPDEIEEPISTATTSIADSDFKKTMLTDKRTVLIIDDNAEIRAYLIKLFADSYIVYSAENGEEGLKMTKKHMPDLVISDITMEEMDGLELCRRIKEDNTLSHIPVILLTASKNPETHLQGINEGADDYITKPFDDDILTARVESLLRNRHNLRTYFLDSITLKENTQKVPVEYQQMLKKCIEIVEANIHKKDFTIRTFALEMGMSHRTLYTKIKIISGQTLNAFIRSLRIRRAAMLMLTEDMNITQASTEVGFEDPKYFRQQFVKLFGMTPSEYIKKYKTSFNSDLNIIK; via the coding sequence TTGTCTAACAATTCCATAATTACAATTTACCAAGATAAAGAAGGGTATATGTGGTTTGGAACCTACGATGGCTTAAGTCGATATGACGGTTATAATTTTAAAGTTTTTAGAAACAGAATAAACGATAAAAAATCACTTTTGTTCAATACAATCTACAATATTGAAGGTGATTCTAGAAATAATATTTGGGTAGGAGGAACAAGCGGAATCTGTATTTACGATAAAACAAAAGCGTCTTTTCATACCGTTAAGTATACGTTGTGGGATGATAAACCAAAAGTGCTTCAAGATATTATACATCAAATGCGTTCGGTTTCAGATAACTTAGTTTTAGTCGCTTCGCAGAAATTAGGTTTACTGGCTTTTGAAAATGGTTCTTTTATAGGGAAACATATTCCTTTAAATGCATTAGGAAATAGAATTACGATTTCTAATTACGATGCCATTGCAATTCAAGAAAATAAAGAGAAATCGGGATGTTGGATATACGTTCGCAATGTTGGAGTTTGTACTTATGATTATAAAGCAAAAGACTTAAAAATTGTTTTTCCGCTTTCGATAGGAGTAAAAGCGATGAAACTTTCTTCTGATGGAAATCTTTTATTAGGAACCGACGAAGGACTTTTTTTATTAAACACAAAATCGGGTTCGATTTCAGAAAATTATTTTTCGAATAAGTGTAGCGTTACTGATGTTTTGGTGGATAAAAAAGGAATAACTTGGGTGACGACAGACGGATGCGGAATATTTTACATTAATCCAAATACTAAAAAACTTCTGCCTTATAATGAACAATTAGCCAAAAGCAATTCGGTTTGGAGTCTATATGAAGATAAATCGGGTAACAAATGGTTTGGCTCGCTTCGTGGCGGAATAAGTATGTTGAGCGATACTCCAAAGTATTTTAAAAGTATTCGATATAATGCTAAAGATCCTGCCGACAATTTTATTTTATCTTTTTGTGAAGACGAAAAAAAGAATGTTTGGGTAGGTACAGACGGCGCAGGTTTAAAATATTGGGATAGAAAAAACAATTCGTACACCAATTATGGAAATTCGCTTTCCAGTCCTTTTATTACCGGAATTGTTCGCGATAATAATAACGACATTTGGGTTTCTACTTGGGCGGGAGGAATCAATAAAATAAGCAAGAATACGAATAATGTAAAACACTATTCTTGTTATAATTCTCATACAAAGCAAACCGAGAAAAATATCTGGTTTGTATTTAAAGATTCAAAATCAAATATTTGGGCAAGTGCTACAAATGAAGGTTCGTTGTACCTTTTAAATAGAAATAAAGATGCTTTTGAACTTTTTGATAAAAGGATTGATAACCTGCAATGCATAACCGAAACTTCAGATGGAAAGTTATGGGCAGGAAATTACACTTCACTTTTGTCAATTGATAAAGAGACTAAAAAAATCACTAAAAAAGCGATTGGAAATCCTATTAGATGTATTTATGAAGATAAAAATAAAAATCTCTGGATAGGAACTCAAGAAGGAGGTTTACTATTATTTGATAGAAAAACAAATACTTTTAAAAGACAGACTATTGACGATGGTTTGCCTTCTAATACTATTTTAAGATTACTAGAAGATAATGAAGGCAACTTGTGGATGAGTACTTATAATGGAATATGCAGATACGATAAAAGAAGTAAAACCTTCCGTAATTTCTCTGTGAATGATGGACTTCAAAGCAATCAGTTTAGTTTTAATGCCGGAATCAAACTTTCATCTGGCGAATTTCTTTTTGGAGGGATTAACGGATTTAATATTTTTTACCCTAAATCGATAAAAGGCTTCAATCAAAAGAATACTATTTTACTGACTGATTTTTATGTCAACAATCAGTTGATTGAAGAAACGAATGCAGAAGTTGCTACCGATTCTGATAAAATTAAAGAGGTTAGTTTAGAATACGATCAAACGACTTTATCATTAGAATTTGTTGCTTTAGATTACAACAATGCAGACAAGATAAATTACGCTTACTTTTTAGATGGTTGGGATGAGCAATGGAATTATGTGGGACAGACCCGAAAAGCAAATTATTCAAGACTTCCTGAAGGAAAATATACTTTTAAAGTTAAAACAACCAATTTTAAAGGAGGTTGGAATAAAGAGGTCAGTCTCATTTCAATAGAAGTTTTGCCGCCTTGGTACAGAACCTGGTGGGCCTATACTTTATATCTTTTAGCAATTGGCGGATTATTGTTTTTATATCTCGATTACAATAAAAACAAAGAAAAATTAAAATATAAGGTCAAAATCGCTGAGCTTGAAAGCAAGAAAGAAAAAGAGATTGCAGAAAAGCAGTCGTCTATGTTTACTTATATTTCGCATGAATTTAGAACACCACTTTCATTAATCATAAATCCGTTAAAAAAAGCAGTACAGAAAGAAAATGTCGAGAACGGCTCTTCTGGAAGCGATTTGGCTATTGCGCATCGAAATGCCAGAAGATTATTGAGTTTGGTAGATCAACTGCTTTTATTAAGAAAAGCCGAAAATGATGCTGATGCTTTGCGTTTATCTCCAATTAATGTAAATAATCTTTCTAATGAAGTTTATCAATGTTTTGTGAATCAGGCAAAAGATAAAAACATCAATTATAATTTTAGAATTCCAAATCATGAAATTACTATAATTGGAGATTATGAAAAGATAGAAATTTCATTATTCAATTTAATGTCAAATGCTTTTAAATACACACCAATTGGAGGCGAAATCAATCTGACTTTGACAGAAAACGATGAAAAGGTTTTTCTAGAAATATCGGATAACGGAGACGGAATTGATAAGAAAGACATTGATGTTATTTTTGAAAAATTCAAACAGATTAATTCAAAAGTTTCTGTTGGAACCGGTTTTGGTATTGGACTTTATATTGTTAAATATTTTGTTGACAAACATAAAGGATCTGTAACTTGTAGCAGTGAAGCTGGAAAAGGAAGCACTTTTAAATTGGCATTTTTAAAAGGAAACAGTCATTTTGAAGATGTAGAAATTACCAATGAAAAACCGCAAAGAAGCCAATTATTTGACGAATTAATTCCTGATGAAATAGAAGAGCCAATTTCGACAGCAACAACTTCAATTGCAGATAGCGATTTCAAAAAGACAATGTTAACCGATAAACGCACTGTTTTAATCATTGATGATAATGCAGAAATTCGAGCTTATCTAATTAAGCTTTTTGCTGATAGTTACATTGTTTATAGCGCAGAAAATGGCGAAGAAGGTTTAAAAATGACTAAAAAACATATGCCAGATCTTGTCATTAGTGATATTACTATGGAAGAAATGGATGGTTTAGAATTATGTCGAAGAATAAAAGAAGACAACACCTTATCGCATATTCCAGTTATTTTATTGACAGCATCTAAAAACCCAGAAACGCATTTGCAAGGAATTAATGAAGGTGCAGATGATTATATCACCAAACCTTTTGACGATGATATTCTTACGGCTCGTGTTGAATCTTTACTAAGAAATCGTCATAATCTACGCACTTATTTCTTAGACAGTATTACATTAAAAGAAAACACGCAGAAAGTTCCGGTCGAATATCAGCAGATGCTTAAAAAATGTATCGAAATTGTTGAAGCTAATATTCATAAAAAAGATTTTACAATTCGAACTTTCGCCCTAGAAATGGGAATGAGTCATAGAACGCTTTATACCAAAATCAAAATTATTTCTGGGCAAACTTTAAATGCTTTTATCCGTTCATTGCGAATTAGAAGAGCAGCGATGTTGATGTTGACTGAAGATATGAACATCACACAAGCAAGTACAGAAGTTGGATTTGAAGATCCAAAATATTTCAGACAGCAATTCGTAAAACTTTTTGGGATGACTCCTTCAGAATATATAAAAAAGTATAAAACGTCATTTAATTCTGACTTGAATATTATCAAATAA
- a CDS encoding TonB-dependent receptor plug domain-containing protein, whose amino-acid sequence MEFSFVGFTSQVVPVGDKTEISVVMQEASQALDEIVVVGYAAVKKSDVTSSISSVKGKELQTMTVGNVAESLQGKVSGVQVTGQGGPGAQPRVLIRGISTLNLNTDPLYVVDGIPMGTSINFLSNNEIESLEVLKDASASAIYGSRASNGVILITTKKGKVGKTRFNFDLSSGMQIMNNPYNMADAEGYARIMNTAYNNSGYSDYLPNPSQYRGKTTDWWKAGIRTGTPVTNASLGVTGGSDKHTYAISLNYYDSDSMYGVGGWERVTMRIANDFKFTDKFSAGITLNPRYETWGAPNNWADFDKIDPITPIYKPADQLSGTENEYSIYARSPSYVWNPVAAVKRYDDYTNKYNLNTNGYLQYEPIKGLVFRTQASIEVGDETRNKFTPDFVIDASTRKARNQ is encoded by the coding sequence ATCGAATTTTCATTCGTTGGTTTTACTTCTCAAGTTGTACCAGTTGGAGATAAAACAGAGATTAGTGTAGTAATGCAGGAAGCTAGCCAAGCATTAGATGAGATAGTTGTGGTAGGTTATGCGGCGGTTAAAAAGAGCGATGTAACGAGTTCGATATCTTCTGTAAAAGGAAAAGAATTGCAAACTATGACTGTTGGTAACGTTGCCGAATCACTTCAAGGAAAAGTTTCTGGGGTGCAAGTAACAGGACAAGGTGGTCCAGGTGCACAGCCAAGAGTTTTAATTCGTGGTATTTCGACTTTAAACTTAAACACAGATCCGCTTTACGTAGTTGACGGAATTCCGATGGGAACGAGCATTAATTTCTTAAGCAATAACGAAATTGAATCTTTGGAGGTTTTAAAAGATGCTTCTGCAAGCGCAATTTATGGTTCTCGTGCTTCGAATGGAGTTATTCTGATTACAACTAAAAAAGGAAAAGTTGGAAAAACTAGATTCAACTTTGATTTGAGCTCTGGTATGCAGATAATGAATAATCCTTACAATATGGCAGACGCCGAAGGTTATGCAAGAATAATGAACACGGCTTATAACAATTCAGGTTATTCAGATTATCTTCCGAATCCTTCTCAATACAGAGGAAAAACAACAGATTGGTGGAAAGCAGGAATTAGAACTGGAACCCCTGTTACAAATGCTTCATTAGGTGTAACTGGAGGTTCTGATAAACACACTTACGCTATAAGTTTAAACTATTACGATTCTGATTCAATGTATGGTGTTGGAGGTTGGGAAAGAGTTACAATGAGAATCGCAAATGATTTTAAATTCACAGATAAATTCTCAGCAGGAATTACTTTAAACCCTCGTTATGAAACTTGGGGAGCGCCAAACAATTGGGCAGATTTTGATAAAATTGATCCAATTACGCCAATTTACAAACCAGCAGACCAGTTAAGCGGAACTGAAAATGAATACAGCATTTATGCAAGATCTCCTTCTTACGTATGGAATCCAGTTGCTGCCGTAAAACGTTATGATGATTATACCAATAAGTACAACTTAAATACGAACGGATATTTACAATACGAACCAATCAAAGGTTTAGTATTTCGTACACAAGCGTCTATTGAAGTTGGAGATGAAACAAGAAATAAATTTACGCCCGATTTTGTAATTGATGCAAGCACACGAAAAGCAAGAAATCAATAG